The genomic DNA GTTGATCCGAAGTTATCCGAGCAGCTGAGGCTTCGAATCCTGAAACGGGATTCCTGGCGATGCCAATTCTGCGGCAGCATGCGCAGGTTGGAAGTGCATCACCAGCTATTTCGGAGCCACGGAGGCAGGGACTCCGAAGAGAATCTCATCACGCTTTGCCATCGCTGCCATTCAACCCTGCACGCTCTACCAAAGTCCGATTAACTAGGTCACGCGAACCCTCAAATACCCCTCCGCAGAGGCTCCAGCAAACCCCATATGTTCTAACGCGGATTTTCCCAGAACCGAATCTCACAAACGAGTGATTTCGAAAACGGGATCTGGGACGTAGGACACTTGACGGCAGAAAGAATCAGCGAGCGCAACACTAGGATTATCTATTCCACCAGCGGCGGCCCGCCGAGACTACGGGTGATCCCCTCGTTCGTTGGGACTTGCGAAGCACGAAGTGCGATGTGGCAGAGTAGACCGTTGAACAGACCATCATAGGGCAGAATCACTGCTTCTGGGTCTGCACGCGCTGATTCGTGCCGGTCTTGATCGTCATATCCTCCGAAATGACCCATGCTCTAGCTCTTGGTTGGAAATCACAAGCCGAACGTACAATGCACTTGGGAACCTGCTTGGCGGGGCTTCAGTAATCAACCTCCAGATCAATTTTGTTCAAAAATGGAACGCTACAATTAGTATTGATTTGTTGTGACTCTAAGACAACCTCAGCTCTTCGTCGTTGCCCTGTTTGCAGCCCTTACAGCATGCAGCGGAGGAACTGGTTCTTCCTCCTCTTCCTCAGGTGGAGGAACATCGCCCACGCTGGTGTCGATCTCGTTAAGCCCTAGTGCCCCGTCGCTCCAAACTGGCTCTACACAACAATTCACCGCGACGGGGGCATTCAGCGACAACACAACACAGAATTTGACGAGCACCGCAACCTGGTCGTCGTCTACCACGGCTGTTGCGACGATCACTTCCGGTGGGCTTGCTACGGCAGTGACAGCCGGAACAACTACGATCAAGGCAGTATCGGGCACAATCAGCGGCACGACCACTCTCACCGTTACGGCTACGGCCCCTCCGCCACCATCGGCGAACGATGTATTGACCTATCACAATGACAACGCCCGCACGGGACAAGACTTAAAAGAGACGCTTCTCACCCTGGCGAACGTAAACGCAACGAATTTCGGAAAGCTGTTCGTGATTTCGGTAGATGGCAAAGTCGACGCGCAGCCGCTCTACGTCTCCAACGTTTCGATCTCCGGCGGTACACACAACGTGTTGGTTGTAGCCACTGAGCATGACAGTGTGTACGCGTTCGATGCTGACACCGGTACAAAGCTCTGGCAAGTTTCCATGCTCAAAAGTGGCGAAACAACTTCGGAACCTCGTTTTGGATGCAGCCAAGTTTCTCCCGAAATCGGAGTCACCGCAACGCCTGTCATCGATCGAAATGCTGGTCTGAACGGCACAATTTACGTGGTGGCAATGAGTAAGGACACCTCGGGATCGTACTTTCAGCGCCTCCACGCCCTTAACCTTGCCACAGGAGCCGAGCAATTCTCTGGGCCGCTGGACGTTCATGCAACCTTTCCCGGAACGGGAGCAAACAGTAGCGGAGGCTCTGTGATCTTCGACCCTGGGGCATACAAGGAGCGTCCGGGACTGCTCCTGCTCAACGGGGTTGTGTACACAAGTTGGTCTTCGCATTGCGATTTCAATCCGTACACCGGTTGGGTCATTGCTTACGACCAGAGCACGCTAGCACAGGTGAGTGTGCTGAACATTGTTCCGAATGGCAGTGAGGCTTCATTCTGGAACAGCGGAGCAGGACTCGCTGCCGATTTGGCCGGCAACATCTATCAGCTGGCGGCTAACGGCACTTTCGACTCGATGCTGAATGCCAATGGATTCCCCGCTCAAGGAGATTTCGGAAACGCATTTCTCAAGATATCGACGCTGAATAACAAGTTAGCCGTAGCCGATTATTTCGCATTGTTCAACACGGCCAGCGAATCCAATTCTGACACCGATCTGGGATCAGGTGGCGCAATGGTGCTTCCCGACCTCACCGATGGGTCGGGCACGGTTAGGCACCTCGCGGTAGGCGCAGGCAAGGATGGCAACATCTACGTCGTTGATCGCGACAACATGGGCAAGTTCAATGCCAACACGAACAACATCTACCAGCAACTGACTGGAGCAATCGGTGCTGAATTTGGAGCTCCTGCATTCTTCAACAACACCGTCTTCTACGGAGGCGTTAGCGACAAACTGAAGGCATTCTCAGTTACGAACGCAAAGCTGAGCTCGAATCCCACGTCGCAGAGTGGCAACTCATTTCCCTATCCCGGAACAACTCCATCGATCTCCGCAAACGGGAACACCAACGGCATCGTGTGGGCCGCCGAGAATGGCAGTACAGCGGTTTTGCATGCCTACGATGCCAATAATCTCGCCAACGAACTCTACAACAGCAACCAAGCCGCAAACGGGCGCGACCACTTCGGTACAGGCAATAAATTCATAGTGCCCACAGTTGCGAACGGCAAAGTGTATGTGGGAACGACGAACGGAATCGGAGTATTTGGCCTGCTCCATTGATTCTCGACCAGCCCGTCCATGTGTGGGCGCTACCGATTGACGCGTGCCTTCCCGTTACTGCATTATGAAAGCGCTCCTAAGCGAGTAGGAGTCTCCTCCCGGATTAGTTACGTTGACGATCACCGGCCCAGTCGCCACGGCAGGTGGCACGACTACGGTCAGCGTCTGATCATCAATGAGGGTTGTCCCGGTCGAAGTGCCGTTCAGCGTGACGGTGCTGCCGGATTTGAATCCGGTGCCTCGGATCGTGAGAGCAGTGCCTGCCGCGGCGATTGCTGGAGACACGTGTCCGATTGAGAGCGGCGCAGCATCGAGCTGGACCCGAGTCAGCCCTTGCGCGGTGATGACGAAAATGTTTTGGCCGCTGCTGTCGATCGACATCAAACCAGAAGCCGTCGGTTGCAGCGCCTGCCCAACCGATACGCGCTCGCGGAGGTCACCCCGATTGACATCAAAGATATCGATCCAGGAGTTGAAGGGCACATAGAGGAGACTTCCCGGCTCTCCGAGTGCCTCGAAGAGCAGCGGAGATGCAGCAAATGGATTTTGAAGATACAACTGCGGCAACTGGTAATACCCAATTGCGTTCGTCGCCGCGTCCGTGACATATGGCCCGGACGCGAACGCATATCCGTCTCCCGAGGCAGCAACCGCCGTGTTGCCAGCAATGTTGTTTATGGTGAAGTTCGAAGTCGCCGTATCAAGCACACAAAAACCGCGATTGCTGCTAAACGCGACCTCGGCACCATCGTTGGTGGCGCGCATCGATCCGCCCAGACACTGCGCTGGAGCGCTGAGCTCCGCGGTTGTACCGGTGGTCAGATTGATGGAAAGTATTCCCGAGGCCGGGCTTCCGCTAGGACAACTAGCGGATGAAAAGTTCGCCATCGTAAGCGCCCGGCCGTCTGCGGTAATCGCTAACCCCGTTTGGCTCTGACTACAACTGAGCGAAAGAACTCGAGAAGACGAGGGAACATCGATGTCGTACACGGCCAGCGAATTGTCCGCTGCGTCGATAGCCAGCAGGCTGGCTCCATCTGGAGTGAGGGCGAGTGCGGAAAAGACTTTCTGATTTCCGTTTGCAGGCGGAGTTAAGGGCGAGGTAAAGCTGCCGTTGGCGATTGAAAACACGTCGATGTGATCCCCCGCGGACAGATACAGCTGATTACGGAAGCGGTCGTAAATTATGTCGCTGAATTTGTCGGCGCTAGGATACGTCGTGACTGCAACGTAGTGAAACCCTCCGTGGACGGTTGCAGTGCCATTGGGCGTAGAAAGCGTAACGTCAGCCGCACCTGCACTGCCGGCCGGAACGCTCGTCGTCAGAACATAGGTTGGAAACGGATACACATTTCCAAAGTGTCCGCCGCTTGAGAGGAATGAATTTACGCTCGTGACAGCAGCATTCTTTCCTCCGATTGCAACCTGCATTTGAGCAGGATCAGAAATTCCCGTACCCACAATTTGGAGAGTGGATCCGCCTGTTGTGCTTCCGGCATTTCCGCTCAAGAACTGAATCGATGGGCCAAAGCTGAACGCCTGCGGAGCAAAATCGATTGCACCACTGGGAAAGAACATCTTCAGATCGGCAGGCCCGGCCGACAGGTTCGTTGGAGTACCAAATTGAATCTGTCCAGCTAGGCCACTTGTCACGCTGCTGGCGGCTTCACCACCGAGGTAGACGTCCGGCAGCAATGGCACGAGACCGCTGACCGTTACTGTTGTTGTACTTCCGACTGGACCAACCTTCGGGCTCACCATACCCGAAAAACCAAACTGTGGCAGACCGACATTTACTGTTGCGTCATCCACAAACATTCCGTAGTCCGATCCCCCGAAGATTAGACCTGTTGGATCGGCTGCGAATGGAGTCGTCATTGCCAACGGACCACTCCCGAACGCGAAACTCAGCTGA from Terriglobales bacterium includes the following:
- a CDS encoding Ig-like domain-containing protein, whose translation is MTLRQPQLFVVALFAALTACSGGTGSSSSSSGGGTSPTLVSISLSPSAPSLQTGSTQQFTATGAFSDNTTQNLTSTATWSSSTTAVATITSGGLATAVTAGTTTIKAVSGTISGTTTLTVTATAPPPPSANDVLTYHNDNARTGQDLKETLLTLANVNATNFGKLFVISVDGKVDAQPLYVSNVSISGGTHNVLVVATEHDSVYAFDADTGTKLWQVSMLKSGETTSEPRFGCSQVSPEIGVTATPVIDRNAGLNGTIYVVAMSKDTSGSYFQRLHALNLATGAEQFSGPLDVHATFPGTGANSSGGSVIFDPGAYKERPGLLLLNGVVYTSWSSHCDFNPYTGWVIAYDQSTLAQVSVLNIVPNGSEASFWNSGAGLAADLAGNIYQLAANGTFDSMLNANGFPAQGDFGNAFLKISTLNNKLAVADYFALFNTASESNSDTDLGSGGAMVLPDLTDGSGTVRHLAVGAGKDGNIYVVDRDNMGKFNANTNNIYQQLTGAIGAEFGAPAFFNNTVFYGGVSDKLKAFSVTNAKLSSNPTSQSGNSFPYPGTTPSISANGNTNGIVWAAENGSTAVLHAYDANNLANELYNSNQAANGRDHFGTGNKFIVPTVANGKVYVGTTNGIGVFGLLH